Genomic window (Mesorhizobium sp. M4B.F.Ca.ET.058.02.1.1):
GTTCGGGGCGTGCCCGAAAATGCCTTTCTTCTCCGAGCGTGCCTTGTCGCCGGCCTCGACAAAGGGGCCACCCGTGGCGGCGCGCGCCCAGCCGCTCTCGACCAGCCACTGGCCAATATCCTGATTACCGACACGGCATTCGGCGGAGATGAGGTCGCGGCCGCCGCCTTCCGGCGGCACGATGCAGGCTATCGCCCGGCCGCGCAGGAAGGCGCGGAATGCCGTCCTGGCGCGCGCGCCGCAGGCCCAGGATTTGCCGTCGACGCTGCAGGTCTCGTCCTGCCTCACGATGTCGACGCCGGAAATCGCGACCGAATAGCCCTTCGCCTCGATCAGCCCGGCGGCGGCGGCCACCGGCTGGAACAGCTTGGTCCCGTTCCAGTCGCCGGGCATTTTCCACCTGGGCGGCTTGGGCGGGCCTGCCAGCGCCAGGTCGCTCAGCGGCGCGCGCGGCTCGACACGCTCAAGCTCCCCGGAAGGGAGTTGAGGTGGCGCCACGACCTCGGGATCGATCGTCCTGGAATGGGCGGGAGGTTTCACCGGCTGCGGTGGCGGAAGGGCTGCCGTGGCCGGCGCTTCGGGCGGCATGTCGGCGCCCTGCTCGGCGGTGGTTTCGGCCACCGGATCAATGCGGTCCAGCGTGACGATGCTTTCACCGCCGTTCAGCGCGCGGCCTCCGGTGACGACGAGCGACGCCATCGCTGGTACAGCCGCAACAGCCACGGCAAGACGGAGCAGCCGCACTTACTGGCTTGCCCAGACGATACGCGCCACCCATTCGATGTCGCGCATCGGGATGTCCCGATCAGGATGATCAGGATTGAGGGAGACCAGCACGATCGACTTCACGGTCTGGCGAGCCAGCACCTTGGCCATCACCTCACCGGCAACGGTCTTGACGACGACGCGGTCGCCCTTGCGGGTGGCAGCGCCCGGCTCGACGATCAGCACGTCGCCGTTGCGGTAGAGCGGCAGCATGGAATCGCCCTGCACCTGCAGCGCATAGGAGCTTGCTGTCGCCCTGGCCGGCAATTCAACCAGATCCCAGCCCTGCCCCGCCGGATAGCCGGCATCGTCGAAGAAACCTCCGGCGCCGGCCTGGGCAAAGCCGAGCAGCGGCACGGCTGACCTGCGTGCCTGCGACGCCGGGATCGAGCCATCACCTTCCACCAGCCCGGTGAACTCCTCCAGCGAGGCGCCGGTGGCCTCGATGATCTTGGCCAGCGATTCGGTCGACGGCCAGCGTGGCCGCCCGTCCGAGGACAGGCGCTTCGACTTGTTGAAGGCGGTGGAGTCGAGACCGGCGCGCCTTGCCAGACCTGACGCCGACAGCGAATAACGCTCGGCGAGTGCGTCGATGGCGGCCCAGACACGGTCGTGCGAGAGCAATCGAGCTCTCCTTCAAAACAGGAAAAAATGCCTCTTCCTGTCTACCGCGCAACCGCCCCAATGTCCACCGAGGAAGTGCGCGGGATCGCCAACGATCACGCCTTCTTGGCAAGTTCCCGCAAATTCCGGTGCGACGCCATGAATGCCTGCTCGGCCTCGGTCGGGGGGCGCGGCTGAGCAGAACGGCCAAGTGCGATGACCACCTCGCCAATGTCGAGAAAGCGGCGGCCGCGGCGGTCGTAGACACCGCCGGTGGTCATGATTTGCGCGGCCGTTTCGCCACTATCGAGGACGAAGCGGTGCCTGCCGATGACCGAGGTGCCTTCCCAGGTCTCGATCGAGGACACCACCTCGAAGCGCCGCCACAGCCGGATCTCGCGCACATAGGCCACCTGCAGCCCGCCGATCATCGGCGCCCAGCCGTTCCTGCGCGCCAGCGCGATGAGGCCGGCGCGCAGGAAGATGTCGATGCGGCCGAGATCGGCCAGCATCATGTAGCGGGCGTTGTTGAGATGGTTGTTGAAATCGATGTCGGTCGGCAGGCATCGAAAGACCAGCCGGCTTTCACCGCCGACGAGGTACGGGCCACGGCTTCGCGCCGTGGCCATCATGCGCGCCATGCGCGCCCAGACATACATCGGCGTCGGCCGTCAGGCTGCCTGCTTGATCTCGCCCTTCTGGTAAGGGTCGAAACGCTGGTAGAAGGTCTCGCCCTTCTCCGCCATGTCGAGCAGCAGCTTCGGCGCCTTGAACTCGGCGCCGTACTTCTTCTGCAGGGCCTTGGCGATCTTGACGAACTGCTTGGCGCCAATACCGTCGATGTAGGACAGCGCGCCGCCGGTGAAGGGGGCGAAGCCGAAGGCGAGGATCGAGCCGACATCGGCCTCGCGCGGATCGGTGACGATGCCTTCCTCCATCACGCGAACCGCCTCGAGGGCGATGGTGACCAGCAGGCGCTGCTTCAGTTCCTCATAGTCGACCTTCTCCGGCTTGAGCTGTGGATAGAGGTCCTTGAGGCCAGGCCACAGCTTCTTCTTCGCCGGCTTGGCCGGATAGTCGTAAAAGCCCTTGCCGTTCTTGCGGCCGAAGCGGCCATGCGTGTCGACCATGGTGTTGATCAGCGCCATCTGCTTCGGATCGACGGCCTTCTCGCCGAGATCCCTGATCGTCTGCTTCATGATCTTCTGGGCAAGGTCGATCGCCGTCTCGTCGGTCAGCGCCAGCGGACCGACCGGCATGCCGGCCGCCTTGGCGGCGTTCTCGATCATCGGTGCCGGGACACCCTCGATCAGCATCTTGTAGGCTTCCGACATGTAGCGCAGGACGCAGCGGTTGACGTAGAAGCCGCGCGTGTCGTTGACGACGATCGGCGTCTTCTTGATGGCGCGGACGAAATCGATGGCGGTCGCCAGCGCCTTGTCGCCGGTCTTCTTGCCGAGGATGATCTCGACCAGCATCATTTTGTCGACCGGCGAGAAGAAGTGGATGCCGACAAAATTCTTCGGTCGCGCCGAATTCTTCGCCAGCGAGGTGATCGGGATGGTCGAGGTGTTGGAGGCGAAGATCGCCGACGACTTCAGCACCGCTTCCGCCTTTTCGGTGGCGCTCTTCTTGACGGCGGAATCCTCGAACACGGCCTCGACCACCAGATCGCAGCCGGCGAGGTCGGCATAGTCGGCCGTCGGCGTGATCAGCGACAAGAGCCTGTCCTTGTCCTCGGGCTTGGCGCGGCCCTTCTTGACCTGATCAGAGATCAGGCTGTCGGAATGCGCCTTGCCCTTTTCGGCCGACTCCATGTCGCGGTCGAGCAGCACGACGGGAATGCCGGCCTTGGCCGTGACATAGGCGATGCCGGCGCCCATGAAGCCGGCGCCGAGGATGCCAATTTTCTTGAACTTGGTGTCCGGCACGCCGGCCGGGCGACGCGCGCCCTTGTTCAGTTCCTGCAGCGAGACGAACAGCGAGCGGATCATCGCTGCCGCTTCCCTGGTCTGCATGATCTCGGTGAAGTAGCGCTGCTCGATCTTGAGCGCCGTGTCGAAGGGTACCAGGAGTCCCTCATAGACGCATTTCAGGATCGCCCCCGCGGCCGGATAGTTGCCGTAGGTCTCACGACGCAGGATGGCGATGGCCGGCGGCCAGAGGTTGGCGCCCGCCGCCGAATAGACCGGGCCACCGGGCAGCTTGAAGCCCTTCTCGTCCCAAGGCGCCACCGGCTTCAGGCCATTCTTGATCATCGCCTTGGCGGTCTCGACCAGCTTCGAAGGCTCGGCGATCTCGTGGATCAGGCCCATTGCCTTGGCCTTCTGCGGCGTGAGAGTCTGGCCGGTGGTCAGCATCTGCAGCGCCTGCTGCGGGTCGGTCAGCCGCGGCACGCGCTGGGTGCCGCCGGCACCCGGGAAGATGCCGATCTTCACTTCCGGAAGCGCCATCTTCACCTTGTCGGAATCGGCAGCGACGCGGCCGTGGCAGGCGAGCGACATCTCGAAGGCGCCGCCCATGCAGGTGCCGTTGATCGCCGACACCCACGGCTTGCCGGAAGTCTCGATCTTGCGGAACAGGCCGGTCATGACGCCCGCATTGTCGAACAGGGCTTTGGTCGCCTTGCCCAAATCCTTCGCCTTGTCGGCGGCGAAGGCGCCCAGCATCTTCTGCAGCAAGGTGATGTCGGCACCGCCGGAGAAAGTATCCTTGCCGGAGGTGATGACCGCGCCCTTGATGGCCGCGTCGCCGGCGACATGGTCGACGATGGCGTTAAGCTCCCGCATCACCTCTTCGGTGAAGACGTTCATCGATCGATCCGGCATGTTCCAGGTGACCAGCGCAATGCCGTCGGCGTCGACGTCGAGGGTGAAATTGGTGTAGCTCATCTTCTCTCTCCCCGTCAGACGCGTTCGATGATGGTGGCGGTGCCCATGCCGGCGCCGATGCAGAGCGTGACCAGGGCGGTGTTCAGGTCACGGCGCTCGAGCTCGTCGAGCACGGTGCCGAAGATCATGGCGCCGGTGGCACCGAGCGGATGGCCCATGGCGATCGCGCCGCCGTTGACATTGATCTTGTCGTGCGGGATCTCGAAGGCCTGCATGTAGCGCAGCACCACCGAGGCGAAGGCCTCGTTGAGCTCGAACAGGTCGATGTCCGACAGCTTCATCTTGGCACGCTGCAAGAGCTTTTCGGTGACGTCGACCGGGCCGGTCAGCATCAGCACCGGCTCGGAGCCGATGTTGGCGAAGGCGCGGATGCGGGCGCGCGGCTTGATGCCCATCGCCTTGCCGGCCTTCTTGGAGCCGAGCAGGACGGCAGCGGCGCCATCGACGATGCCGGACGAGTTGCCGGCATGGTGGACGTGGTTGACCTCTTCGACTTCAGGGTGCTTTTGCACGGCAACCGCATCGAAGCCGCCCATTTCGCCGGGCATGACGAAGGACGGGTTGAGCGAGGCCAGCGATTGCATGTCGGTCGCCGGTCGCATGTGCTCGTCATGGTCGAGGATGGTCAGCCCATTCTGGTCCTTGATCGGGATCACCGAATTCTTGAAGCGGCCCTCGGACCAGGACTTGGCGGCGCGCTTCTGGCTCTCGACGGCATAGGCGTCGACATCGTCGCGGCTGAAGCCATACTTGGTGGCGATCAGGTCGGCCGAAATGCCTTGCGGCACGAACCAGCCGGGCAGGCCGACGGATGGGTCCATGAACCAGGCGCCGCCCGACATGCCCATGCCGACGCGCGACATCGATTCGACGCCGCCGGCGATGACGATGTCGTCGGCACCCTGCGCGATCTTGGCGGCGCCGAAATTGATGGCGTCGAGACCGGAAGCGCAAAAGCGCGAGATCTGCATGCCGGGCGCCTTGGTGTCGTAGCCGGCCTCGAAGGCGGCGGCGCGCGGAATTACCGAGCCCGCCTCGCCGACCGGGTCGACGCAGCCGAAGATGATGTCGTCGACAGTGCCGGTGTCGAGGCCGTTGCGGTCGCGCAGCGCCTCGAGCGTTTTGGCGGCGAGCCGCACCGCCGGCACCTCGTGCAGCGAGCCATCCTTCTTGCCTCTGCCGCGCGGCGTGCGCACGGCGTCATAGACGTAAGCTTCGGCCATTTTCCTGCTCCTTGGGTTTGCCGGTCGCCGCGCTCAGAGAGAGCGCCCGATCAGCAATTTCATGATCTCGTTGGTGCCGCCGTAGATGCGCTGGACGCGAGCGTCGCGGTACATGCGGGCGATCGGGTATTCATTCATGTAGCCATAGCCGCCGTGCAATTGAAGGCATTCGTCGACCACCTTGCCCTGCAGGTCGCTAAGCCAGTATTTGGCCATCGAGGCGGTGACCGGATCGAGGCC
Coding sequences:
- a CDS encoding thermonuclease family protein, which codes for MRLLRLAVAVAAVPAMASLVVTGGRALNGGESIVTLDRIDPVAETTAEQGADMPPEAPATAALPPPQPVKPPAHSRTIDPEVVAPPQLPSGELERVEPRAPLSDLALAGPPKPPRWKMPGDWNGTKLFQPVAAAAGLIEAKGYSVAISGVDIVRQDETCSVDGKSWACGARARTAFRAFLRGRAIACIVPPEGGGRDLISAECRVGNQDIGQWLVESGWARAATGGPFVEAGDKARSEKKGIFGHAPNLGGLPSLPEATAPAPAAPDSILPAEDGVLTPLADQPAPAQ
- a CDS encoding 3-hydroxyacyl-CoA dehydrogenase NAD-binding domain-containing protein, which produces MSYTNFTLDVDADGIALVTWNMPDRSMNVFTEEVMRELNAIVDHVAGDAAIKGAVITSGKDTFSGGADITLLQKMLGAFAADKAKDLGKATKALFDNAGVMTGLFRKIETSGKPWVSAINGTCMGGAFEMSLACHGRVAADSDKVKMALPEVKIGIFPGAGGTQRVPRLTDPQQALQMLTTGQTLTPQKAKAMGLIHEIAEPSKLVETAKAMIKNGLKPVAPWDEKGFKLPGGPVYSAAGANLWPPAIAILRRETYGNYPAAGAILKCVYEGLLVPFDTALKIEQRYFTEIMQTREAAAMIRSLFVSLQELNKGARRPAGVPDTKFKKIGILGAGFMGAGIAYVTAKAGIPVVLLDRDMESAEKGKAHSDSLISDQVKKGRAKPEDKDRLLSLITPTADYADLAGCDLVVEAVFEDSAVKKSATEKAEAVLKSSAIFASNTSTIPITSLAKNSARPKNFVGIHFFSPVDKMMLVEIILGKKTGDKALATAIDFVRAIKKTPIVVNDTRGFYVNRCVLRYMSEAYKMLIEGVPAPMIENAAKAAGMPVGPLALTDETAIDLAQKIMKQTIRDLGEKAVDPKQMALINTMVDTHGRFGRKNGKGFYDYPAKPAKKKLWPGLKDLYPQLKPEKVDYEELKQRLLVTIALEAVRVMEEGIVTDPREADVGSILAFGFAPFTGGALSYIDGIGAKQFVKIAKALQKKYGAEFKAPKLLLDMAEKGETFYQRFDPYQKGEIKQAA
- a CDS encoding helix-turn-helix transcriptional regulator; the protein is MLSHDRVWAAIDALAERYSLSASGLARRAGLDSTAFNKSKRLSSDGRPRWPSTESLAKIIEATGASLEEFTGLVEGDGSIPASQARRSAVPLLGFAQAGAGGFFDDAGYPAGQGWDLVELPARATASSYALQVQGDSMLPLYRNGDVLIVEPGAATRKGDRVVVKTVAGEVMAKVLARQTVKSIVLVSLNPDHPDRDIPMRDIEWVARIVWASQ
- a CDS encoding thioesterase family protein gives rise to the protein MYVWARMARMMATARSRGPYLVGGESRLVFRCLPTDIDFNNHLNNARYMMLADLGRIDIFLRAGLIALARRNGWAPMIGGLQVAYVREIRLWRRFEVVSSIETWEGTSVIGRHRFVLDSGETAAQIMTTGGVYDRRGRRFLDIGEVVIALGRSAQPRPPTEAEQAFMASHRNLRELAKKA
- a CDS encoding acetyl-CoA C-acetyltransferase, coding for MAEAYVYDAVRTPRGRGKKDGSLHEVPAVRLAAKTLEALRDRNGLDTGTVDDIIFGCVDPVGEAGSVIPRAAAFEAGYDTKAPGMQISRFCASGLDAINFGAAKIAQGADDIVIAGGVESMSRVGMGMSGGAWFMDPSVGLPGWFVPQGISADLIATKYGFSRDDVDAYAVESQKRAAKSWSEGRFKNSVIPIKDQNGLTILDHDEHMRPATDMQSLASLNPSFVMPGEMGGFDAVAVQKHPEVEEVNHVHHAGNSSGIVDGAAAVLLGSKKAGKAMGIKPRARIRAFANIGSEPVLMLTGPVDVTEKLLQRAKMKLSDIDLFELNEAFASVVLRYMQAFEIPHDKINVNGGAIAMGHPLGATGAMIFGTVLDELERRDLNTALVTLCIGAGMGTATIIERV